Part of the Parcubacteria group bacterium genome, TCTTCTTAACACTTGTGGGTGCCCTCTTTTTTGCCATAATGGCATTCGAGGGCACACAGACCTCTGCGAATATTGCGCTGTTGGGGGCGCTTCTCCCATTGACTCTTCTTTCTCTCTTTGAGATGGCTGGTAACGTACTAGACCGCCGCGAAGAGTACCGCGCAGACGCCTACGCCGCATTGTGGAATAAGAGAAATGCAGAGAGGCTCATTGGGTTTTTCAAACGTGATTTAGCACATCTCGAGGGAAGGATGAAAACTATTGTTTTTTATTTCGCACTCCCGTTTATGACACACCCACACCCCTCTCAGCGCACCAAACGTCTGAAGCGGTTTCTAGAGCGAGAAGGGAACGTAGCCCCGGCATGAACCGGGGTTTTTAATTGAGATGCTCTCCATAATACGAAACCAGCCCCGACGGTCGGGGCTGGTTTCTTACTTATAAATAGGTGGCCGGAGGTGCCAGACTAATGAATTATAGTGCTGGCGAAGATACCGGCAAGAGTTATAATAATTGCTTTTTCCATACCCCAATTATAGCATAGTGGGGTATTGTTGTCAAGTGCTTGATTAGGTGAGCTGATACTTCGCTTCAATAGCCTTAAAAAACCGCTCCGCAACCTCATCGCGTGCTTTCCAAACCGAAAGTGATTCAGGGTTTCCCTCGTCATCAAGGAAAAGGGTGGCGCTGCTACTCTCCTTAAGGTTAGGCATCGAGAGTTCGCGAGCGAGAGCGTGTACCCGCGCCTGCTGGTTTTTGTACTTCTTGTGAAGCACCGTTATCAATATCTCCGCTTCATCCGCCTTTCTCTCATGCCACACTACATCGAGAAGGTCACAACTTGGATGCTCTGCGTCTTTAACCGCAGCGAAGCCACGTAGCTTAACGCGTTGTTCCCCAGTCTCTGTTGAGAGACGCATACTCCTTTTTTGACCCATAGGATGCGAAGAAAGAAGCCGGTAGGCACTCTCCACTAAATCTCCTTCGCTTTCTACTCGATCTGGATCATATGCAGACTCGGCACCAGCTTTCGCTCTGTCACGAAACAGTTGCAAACGCCAGGAATCGAGTGACCACTGCTGTCGCCATACCTCTTCAACATCATCAACCAAAATATGCCTTCTTGTAGAAAGCATCAATTCATGTGCAATGGCCTCGATCTTCTCCCCCACTTCTTTGCATTTTGTTTCAAATGCTGTAAGTTCGCGTGCGAGTTCTAATTTCTCGCCAGGACGCATTGGGGTATCCCCTCTCATTTTCACAACTGGTCCATCTGCTAAATATGGATGCGCTGGTTCTACTGAAACAATTTTCTGTTTTGGGGCCTCACTCATGCAAACACTTAATAACTCTCGAGTCTTCGTGCGCGGTCGTGGTGACGAATCTTCTCGTGTGCCTTGGCTTCGATTTGGCGAATACGTTCACGGGTCACACCAAACTCACGCCCCACCTCTTCCAAGGTGTGGACAGTGCCGTCAATAAGGCCGTGACGCATTTCGAGAATCTTGCGCTCCTTGGGAGAAAGATCATCCAATATCTCTTTGATTTGATCTCGAAGAATACGTAGTGATGCCTCTTGCGATGGAGAATCTATCTTTTCGTCTTCGATAAAGTCGCCGAAGGTTGATTTCTCATCATCCTCGCCCACCGGACTCTCGAGCGAAATGGTGTCTTGGTCAATGTTTTGAATTATGTAAATCTTTTTCACGTCGAGCCCCATCTCTGCGGCAATCTCTTCTGCCAAGGGGTCGCGACCCAAGTCTTGGGCAAGCCGACGCACCACCTGCTTGTACTTCGCGATGGTCTCCACCATGTGGACAGGAATACGAATGGTTCGCGACTGGTCAGCGAGCGCGCGCGTAATTGCCTGCCGAATCCACCATGTAGCATATGTTGAAAACTTGAAGCCTTTGGTTGGTTCGAATTTCTCAATCGCTTTGTATAGCCCAATGTTCCCCTCTTGGATGAGGTCGAGGAGGGTCAGATCGCGGCTTCGGCCGACGTAGCGCTTCGCAATAGAAACAACGAGACGGAGGTTCGCCTTGGCGAGGAGGTGACGCGCGTCTTCGTCCCCTTCTTTAATGCGCCGCGCGAGCGACTTTTCTTCGGCGGCAGAAATGAGCGAGTAGCGGCCGATCTCTTTAAGATACATCTGCACAGAGTCGATAGAGGTCTCTTCATGAGCAGTAATCTTGCCGTCAAACATAGGCGTCTCATCTGCAGCAAGGAGCGACCCCGCTTCCACAAGCTCGACTCCTTCGGCGCTCAAACGTTCGTAGACGCGCTCCAGAAACACAATATCATCTTCAATGGTAGGAAATTCCTTGAGGAGTTCGTCGTGGGTCACAAAACGACGCTCACGTCCTCGGATAATGAGCTTTTCGAGCTTTGCGTCACGCGCCTCCTTCTCTTTCTTGCTGACAGGAGCTTTGGAGACGGCCTTGCCCTTACCACGCGCCACACGAGTCTTGGGGGCCTTTTTCTTGCCTTTCTTGGCTACAGGAGCCTTCTTTGCCTTAGAAGCACGCTTGCCCTTCATCCGCAAACGGGATGATTTGGAAGCCTTTTTACCCGTTTTGCGGGCACGACGGATACGCTTTAGGAGCTTTGCCATATATTAGAGAATGATAAAGGATTACCTCGCTAGTTACAACTCTTTAGCTCTTGCCTTTTTCACTTCCGCGATTTCATTATATTCGCGCGTGAGCGAGGCATACGCACGTAGCGCCTCATTGATTTCACCTATTTCTCCTTTAAGTTCGGCCCGATGGAGCTTCAGGTGGGCACTTTCGAGATGCTTTTTGAGTTCCGCTTCACGGAGCGACAAGAGTAGCTCGTCGACTTCGCGCAGAAGCCCCTCCGAATCTTTGTAGTACATCTCGGCCTCGAAAATCATTCTCTCACGCCCCTTCTCATCAATGGCCTCTAGTATCCCGGAGATAGAAATATCACAAAGATTTTTTACTTTATCTCCCACTTCAGTAATAGTGACCACTGGCTTTTCACATGACTTTTGCCACAGGACAATGCCGAGTAGTCTCCGCAGTGCGGGATGCAGCGCCTTTTCATGAACGACATTAGAAACAACGCTCGGTGTCGAGGCGCTTGTCCTCACCTTTTCTGTTGAGGCCTTCGAGGCTTCCTTCACCGCTCGCCAGACCGGCTCCGCATCAAGCTTGAGTGCCTCTGCTACTCGGACCACAAAGTGCGCTTGTTCTATTGGGCGGCCGATCTTGGCTATATAGGGCACTACCACCTCTTCGACCTTGCGGCGAAAGATGTGCTCGTTTGGTGTGTGCTCTTTCAAAACATTAATATAAAACTCTATCGCGTGTTCGCGGGCCTTCAAGATCTCGTGCCATTTGTCTTTGTCTTCAAGCACCACATCTGCCGGGTCTTTACCTTTGGGGAGACGCGCGACAGAGACTGTGAAGCCGTGTTCAAGCGCAAGGTCGATACCTCGGCGAGAAGCATTCAGCCCGGCGACATCGGCATCGTATGCGAAGACGACAGTGTCTGTCAGCCTCTTCAAGAAGGTAAGTTGGTCAGTAGTAAGCGCTGTTCCCGAAGTCGCAATCGTGTTGGTGGCGCCCGCTTGGTGGGAGAGCAATAGATCCATCTGCCCCTCGACCAAGACACAACTCTTCATCTGTCGGATCGCAAGTTTCGCCTTGTCATAGCCGTAGAGTACTCGTGATTTATGAAAAAGCGGCGTCTCGGGGCTGTTCACATACTTTGCCGCCTTCGGGTCGGCAGCGCTAAAGATTCTTCCGGAGAAACCAATAACCCGTCCCGAAGCATCGGCGATGGGGAACATAATCCGTCCTCGAAAACGATCGTAGATCTTGCCGCTGGTTGCGCGGATGGCAATCCCTCCGGTAAAGAGCTCCTCGTCCTTCCACCCCCTACTCTTTAGAAAGGCAGCGGCGTCACTCCAACCATCCGGAGCATACCCCAGACGAAATGAACGTATTGTTTCTTCAGTAAGACCACGCTTGGTGAGGTATTCGAGAACATCCTTTGCTTCCAGGAGCTTCTCCGTCCAATGCAAGGTAATGTCTTCGAGAAGCTCGAAAAGACGCTTGCGCTCATCACTTTCTTCTTTGCTGTGTGCAGTAAGGATTACTCCCGCCCGGTCAGCAAGAATCTTTAAGGCGCCAGAGAAGTCCACGCCCTCTATCTCCTCCACAAATGTGAAAATATCTCCCCCTTTGTCACACCCAAAACAATGGAACGTTTCCCGTTCTGGAGAGACGAAAAAAGAAGGAGACTTTTCTGTATGGAAGGGGCAACGCGCCTTAAAATTCCTCCCAGCTTTCTCGAGCTTTAAATACGAAGAGACAATATCGACGATGGAGAGCCGTTCTTTGATTTGGTCTACAGGAGAAGACATGCCTCAAGTATAAGGTATCAGGCAGAAAGTATAAAGATGGCACGGCGGCCGTGCTACGCCTTTACTTCTTCAGTCTCTTCCTCGGCTTCTTCTTCGACTACCTCTTCTTTGGCCACATGTCGAAAGCCGGTGCCTGCAGGAATAAGGCGACCAATAATGACGTTTTCCTTGATACCGCGGAGTGCGTCTGTCGCGCCACGGAGTGCCGCGCGAATGAGTACCTTGGTTGTGTTCTGGAATGATGCCGACGAAAGGAAACTCTTGGTTGAAAGGGCCACATCAGAGATGCCGAGAATAAGCCGTTCTCCCTTTGCCTCTTCGCCCCCCTCCTCGACAACACGCTCATTCTCTTCGTTCATGTGCACTTCTTCGATAATGTCGCCAACAGAGAACTTGGTGCTTCCTGTTTCTTTGATGCGACGGCGAGAGAGCATTTGGCGAACAATAACCTCGATGTGCTTTCGAGAGACAGACGCACCCTGGAGGTCGTAGACACGCGCAATTTCGCTCACGATATACTCCTCGGCGCGTTCTTTGCCGCCGTACTTGAAGAGCTCAGTAAGATCGGCGGAACCGTCGGTCAAGAAGTCGCCCTTGGCCACTTCGGCGCCTTCTTTCACAGCAGGAGTACGACCATATGGTATAGCGTAGGCGATGGTGTCGCTCTTTTTGCTCTTACCCTCTACGTCTGGCGCAACAATGATGGTGCGTTCCCCGGTCTTCTCTTTCTTTATCTCAAGCACAGTGCCTCCTGTTTTGGTTATGATAGCTGGGTTCTTCGGAGGGCGTCGCTCGAAGATTTCTTCGACACGCGGAAGACCCATGGTAATGTCTTCGCCCGCAACACCTCCAAGGTGGAAGGTGCGCATGGTAAGTTGTGTTCCCGGTTCACCGATGGCTTGCGCGGCGATAATGCCGACCGCTTCGCCTTTTTCGACGAGTTTGTAGCGTCCAAGATCAAGACCGTAACAGCTGCGGCAGAGTCCGTGTGTAGCCTTGCAGGTAAGAGGAGTTCGTACAAATATCTCTCCCGCGCTTTCTTTCTCGACTCGCGCGACGTCTTTGCCTCGCAAAACTGTTCCCTTCGAGTAGAGTACTGAGCCATCTTCCTTGACGACATCTTTGGCAAGCACCCTACCCATAATGGCTTTGCTCAATTCCGTACCGATTTCTGTACCGCTCTTTTGGCGTTCTACCTTTCTCCCTGTGCGGTCGCCACAGTCATCGTCCATGATGATGAGGTCCTGCGCCACGTCGACAAGACGTCGGGTCAGATACCCAGCGCGTGCAGTTTGGAGTGCCGTTGTTGTGAGCCCGTATCGGGCACCGTGTGTGGTGATGAAGTATTCAATTGGGGTCAAACCCTCTTTGTATGAGGAAATAACGGGGTGCTCGAGAATGCGCCCGACTGTGTTGGTGATGAGACCCTTCATACCGGACATCTGTGTAATCTGTCCGATTTGTCCTCGGGCACCAGACTTCCACATGTCGTAGACAGGACCATTCTGGTCGAGTGTGTGCGGCATTCTCTCTTCAACCGCCATCTTGGCGCGTTGCCAGATTTCGATTGCCTTGCGATAGCGTTCCTCGTCAGACAAGAGACCTTCGTTGTACTGCACGGCTAAAATCTCTGTCTCGGAAAGTGCAGCTGCAATGATCGCCTCTTTTTCTTTCGGGATCTTCATGTCGGAGTAGCTCCATGTAATACCCGAGTGTGTCGCAAACTTAAAGCCGAAGTCTTTGATCCGGTCGAGAATGCTTGCTACGCGCTCAAACTCGTACACATCGATAAGATCGGCCATGATCTCAGCCACAATCTTTCTCCCGATTTCTGCGTTGATGTACGGGTAGTCCTTGGGCAAGATGCTGTTGAAAAGAAGGCGGCCGATTGTCGTCTCGAACGGCTTGCCGTCAAATGCTCTGTACTTGGGGCTGTCTGTGCCGAGTACTTTAATAGACGCACGGAGATCAACAGCAAAGTAGTCGTAGGCAGTAATTGCCGCATTCGGTGAGTGGAATATCATTCCCTCGCCCTTTGCGCCGGGAATCATCTTGGTTACCCAGAAACAGCCGAGCACGATGTCGAGAAGCTTTGCGGAAATAGTTGGTTCTGCATTGCCTGGTTTCAAAATGTTTTTGTCGGCGGCCATGAGTGTGCGCGCTTCTTCTTGCGCCTTGGCAGAAAGGGGCACATGAACCGCCATTTGGTCACCGTCGAAGTCCGCGTTGAATGCCGGACACACGAGTGGGTGGAGTTCGATAGCGTTGGTCTCGATCAGTATCGGCTTAAACGCCTGGATACCAAGACGGTGGAGTGTTGGCGCACGGTTCAAAAGCACGTACTTGTCGCTAATGACTTCTTCAAGGATTGCCCACACCTCCGGGCCCGCCTCTTCGATGAGACGGTTTGCGCCGCGAATGTTGAACGCCATCTCGCGCGCAAGCATCTTTGAAATAATGAACGGGCGGAAAAGTTCAAGCGCCATGTGCTTGGGGAGACCGCATTGGTTCAAACGCAAGTTAGGACCGACGACAATGACCGAACGGCCGGAGTAGTCGACACGCTTACCTAGGAGGTTCTGGCGGAAGAGTCCCTGCTTGCCTTTTAGGTTTTCTGCGAGCGACTTGAGCTCCCTTCGTGAGGCCGCAGCTGTTGCTTGAGCGGTCTGCGAACCACGGCGCATTGCATTATCAATAAGCGCGTCCACCGCTTCTTGGAGGATGCGTTTTTCGTTTCGTAAAATAACTTCAGGAGCTTTGACCTCAATCAGTTTCTTCAAACGGTTGTTGCGGTTGATGACGCGGCGGTACAAGTCGTTCACATCGGATGTGGCGTGACGACCTCCGTCCAAGGCGACCATGGGACGAAGTTGTGGTGGTAAGACAGGAATGACGGTCAAGAACATCCATTCCGGGCGAAGGTTCGCTCGGCGAAGTGACCGCACAATACCGAGCCTGCGGTGGAGTTTCCCACGCGTCGCGGCAGATGCATCTTCGAGTGCGTTGGTGAGGCCCGCTTCGAGCTTTTCCAAGTCAATCCGTGTGAGCATTTCGTAGAGCGCTTCGGCGCCGATACCTGCGGCAAAGACCGTGCTGTAGCGGAGCGAATACTTCTGGTACTCGACACCATCAAGCACCTTCCCCACCTGGAGTTCGGCGAGTTCGTCTTTTGTCGTGTGATAGAGGTCTTCCAGGCGCTTCTTCTCATCGGCGCTAGTAGCCGCCTTTGTCTTTGCCTTAAACTCTGCTTCGAGTTCCTTTGAGACTCGATTTCGCTCGTCTTCAAAAACGTTGGTGATGATGTATCCGGAGAAGTAAATGACCCGTTCCACCTCGGCTAATGTAAGTCCGAGGACAAGACCCACGCGAGAAGGGATGTTGCGTACAAACCAAATGTGCGCAACGGGGCTTGCGAGTTCAATGTGACCCATACGTTCGCGGCGAACAATCGAGCGTGTAACCTCCACGCCACATTTCTCACAGACGATGTTCTTGTAACGCACGCGACGGTATTTACCACAGTAACATTCATAGTCCTTGGTCGGTCCAAAAACGCGCTCATCGAAGAGGCCTCCGCGCTCTGCGCGGCCGGTGCGATAGTTAATCGTTTCGGCTTTTGCCACCTCACCAAAAGACCACGAGCGAATGTCCTCGGGCGAAGCGAGTTTCAAGGTCAGAACATCAAAGTTTCGAATTTCTTGAGTTGTTTTCATGGATGTGTTGGGTGGCTGTTACTTGTCTCCCTCCTTCTTCTTATCTCCGAGCTCCACATTGAGCGCGAGAGCGCGAAGGTTGTTGAGTAAGACCTTAAACGACTCAGGAATATTCATCTGCCGCACGTCTTCTCCCTTAATGATTGCGTCAAATGCTTGTGCTCGACCAAAAATGTCATCGGATTTGATGGTGATGATTTCTCGCAGTGTGTGTGCGGCTCCGTAGCCTTCGAGTGCCCAGACTTCCATTTCTCCAAAACGCTGTCCACCACTCTGCGCCTTACCTCCAAGTGGCTGTTGGTGAATGAGTGAGTAGGGTCCAATGGAGCGCATGTGTATCTTGTCCTCAACCATGTGGTGCAGTTTCAAAATGTGCATGTATCCTACTGCAACGTCCTGGGCAAACTTGTCCCCTGTTCGGCCATCATAGAGCTTGACCTTCCCCGTTTCGGGGAATCCTGCCTTTACGATTTCGCCTTTGATCTCTTCTTCGGTCGGTCCTAAGAAAGGCGGAGTAATCGCCTGATAGCCAAGCGTGTTTGCGGCAAGTCCCA contains:
- a CDS encoding sigma-70 family RNA polymerase sigma factor — its product is MKGKRASKAKKAPVAKKGKKKAPKTRVARGKGKAVSKAPVSKKEKEARDAKLEKLIIRGRERRFVTHDELLKEFPTIEDDIVFLERVYERLSAEGVELVEAGSLLAADETPMFDGKITAHEETSIDSVQMYLKEIGRYSLISAAEEKSLARRIKEGDEDARHLLAKANLRLVVSIAKRYVGRSRDLTLLDLIQEGNIGLYKAIEKFEPTKGFKFSTYATWWIRQAITRALADQSRTIRIPVHMVETIAKYKQVVRRLAQDLGRDPLAEEIAAEMGLDVKKIYIIQNIDQDTISLESPVGEDDEKSTFGDFIEDEKIDSPSQEASLRILRDQIKEILDDLSPKERKILEMRHGLIDGTVHTLEEVGREFGVTRERIRQIEAKAHEKIRHHDRARRLESY
- a CDS encoding DNA primase, producing MSSPVDQIKERLSIVDIVSSYLKLEKAGRNFKARCPFHTEKSPSFFVSPERETFHCFGCDKGGDIFTFVEEIEGVDFSGALKILADRAGVILTAHSKEESDERKRLFELLEDITLHWTEKLLEAKDVLEYLTKRGLTEETIRSFRLGYAPDGWSDAAAFLKSRGWKDEELFTGGIAIRATSGKIYDRFRGRIMFPIADASGRVIGFSGRIFSAADPKAAKYVNSPETPLFHKSRVLYGYDKAKLAIRQMKSCVLVEGQMDLLLSHQAGATNTIATSGTALTTDQLTFLKRLTDTVVFAYDADVAGLNASRRGIDLALEHGFTVSVARLPKGKDPADVVLEDKDKWHEILKAREHAIEFYINVLKEHTPNEHIFRRKVEEVVVPYIAKIGRPIEQAHFVVRVAEALKLDAEPVWRAVKEASKASTEKVRTSASTPSVVSNVVHEKALHPALRRLLGIVLWQKSCEKPVVTITEVGDKVKNLCDISISGILEAIDEKGRERMIFEAEMYYKDSEGLLREVDELLLSLREAELKKHLESAHLKLHRAELKGEIGEINEALRAYASLTREYNEIAEVKKARAKEL
- the rpoC gene encoding DNA-directed RNA polymerase subunit beta', which translates into the protein MKTTQEIRNFDVLTLKLASPEDIRSWSFGEVAKAETINYRTGRAERGGLFDERVFGPTKDYECYCGKYRRVRYKNIVCEKCGVEVTRSIVRRERMGHIELASPVAHIWFVRNIPSRVGLVLGLTLAEVERVIYFSGYIITNVFEDERNRVSKELEAEFKAKTKAATSADEKKRLEDLYHTTKDELAELQVGKVLDGVEYQKYSLRYSTVFAAGIGAEALYEMLTRIDLEKLEAGLTNALEDASAATRGKLHRRLGIVRSLRRANLRPEWMFLTVIPVLPPQLRPMVALDGGRHATSDVNDLYRRVINRNNRLKKLIEVKAPEVILRNEKRILQEAVDALIDNAMRRGSQTAQATAAASRRELKSLAENLKGKQGLFRQNLLGKRVDYSGRSVIVVGPNLRLNQCGLPKHMALELFRPFIISKMLAREMAFNIRGANRLIEEAGPEVWAILEEVISDKYVLLNRAPTLHRLGIQAFKPILIETNAIELHPLVCPAFNADFDGDQMAVHVPLSAKAQEEARTLMAADKNILKPGNAEPTISAKLLDIVLGCFWVTKMIPGAKGEGMIFHSPNAAITAYDYFAVDLRASIKVLGTDSPKYRAFDGKPFETTIGRLLFNSILPKDYPYINAEIGRKIVAEIMADLIDVYEFERVASILDRIKDFGFKFATHSGITWSYSDMKIPKEKEAIIAAALSETEILAVQYNEGLLSDEERYRKAIEIWQRAKMAVEERMPHTLDQNGPVYDMWKSGARGQIGQITQMSGMKGLITNTVGRILEHPVISSYKEGLTPIEYFITTHGARYGLTTTALQTARAGYLTRRLVDVAQDLIIMDDDCGDRTGRKVERQKSGTEIGTELSKAIMGRVLAKDVVKEDGSVLYSKGTVLRGKDVARVEKESAGEIFVRTPLTCKATHGLCRSCYGLDLGRYKLVEKGEAVGIIAAQAIGEPGTQLTMRTFHLGGVAGEDITMGLPRVEEIFERRPPKNPAIITKTGGTVLEIKKEKTGERTIIVAPDVEGKSKKSDTIAYAIPYGRTPAVKEGAEVAKGDFLTDGSADLTELFKYGGKERAEEYIVSEIARVYDLQGASVSRKHIEVIVRQMLSRRRIKETGSTKFSVGDIIEEVHMNEENERVVEEGGEEAKGERLILGISDVALSTKSFLSSASFQNTTKVLIRAALRGATDALRGIKENVIIGRLIPAGTGFRHVAKEEVVEEEAEEETEEVKA